AATCTCAATCATTGGCTCCAAACCTAGAAGCAgctaataaatactatttttctccTGGAGAATCTCTAGAGAGAAAACTCAAACACATTTATTGGTCTTGTTAAGACGACTTTTTAAGCCCTAATGAACAGAATCAACGAAAAACTTAATGGTCTAATTGGGAACACTTGAGAATGATAACAAATGGAGGCTCTAAAGCCACTGTAATAAGActttgaaaaaggagaaagggttttttttttttttttaagattttgtttattcatgagacagaaggagagagagagagagagagagagagagagagacaggcagagggagaagcaggctccatgaaggaagcctgatgtgggactccatcccgggtctccaggatcataccctgggctgaaggtggcgctaaaccaccaagccaccggagctgcccaggAGAAAGGGTTTAAAACAGCCACAGCTGACCTGTTGGGTTAGAACTGTTtgtgtcaggggcacctgggtggctcagtggttgggcatctgcttttggctcaggtcaggatgccggggtcctgggatggagtcctgcatcaggctcctcttcagagagaagcctgcttctctctgccggtctctcatgcataagtgaataaaatcttaaaaaaaaaaaaaaaacagttttggtCATGAGCTAGTAAGAATGTagagggatttttgttttgttttgttttttaaagcactgCTCCTTTCTCACATAGGACTCCAAAGTGCTGGGTCAGGTTGATGACCAACACCTGGTTCTTCAGAGGACCTACTGTTCCAAATGCAGACTTCAGTTTTCCTCATATAAAGCAGTAAAATCCTATTTAACACAATAGATACTTCGGTAGCTAGGAGATGTTTTAGACACAGTTCCAGGTCAACACTGATAGAATGGTAAGAATAAGCCAAGAGAGGTCAAAATACCTGGTTTCCAGTCTGAATTTTGTGACCTGGATAAGAAGCCAACCTCCAGCCACACTCTGTTCAGCTTTTAGAGCTGTTAAGTCTCTTCTAGCTCTAAAGTTCTACCATAGGAGCCCCCCTTATTCCAGGAGAGCATTAGGAAGAAACAGTAAGATCAAGTACCAGATTTGTTGCAATGTGGATACTGAGGATCATGCAAAGTAATATGTAATTCGAGGAGCAAGGCCCAGCTCCTTTCTAATAACTGCAACACAGACAAGTCTATCATCTTCCCACCACCCGTTAACCAGTCTGCTCCTACACACCTGTCGCCTGGTCCCCAGGAGCCTGCGTGTGCTGGGCACAGGACGTGAAGAGTCGAACAGTGTTGTAAAGAGGGCTTCTGTTGGATTTAGGGATCCCCTCCTTGGTAGCATAGGCCTTATAGAGCCTCTTCATGTAGCGCAAAGCTCTAGGCGTGCCACCTTGCCCATCATATAGAACCttgaaaagaggagaaaggaagccaGATCTGTCTCTTCCATCTGGAGGCCGCAGCAATGACCAAGGCTCAGCCACAGATTCCGACTCAGCTCCAGCCGCCGCCCGAGCTTCTCCTCTCGAAACTTGAGAACCAAGACTAATAGGAAAACACAGCAACGTTAAGCAGAAAAACCAAAGGAAGAAGTTGCTGAGAAGTGCCATGGCCTGGAAGAGCTAGCCAGGGATGCATTTCCCCATATCAGTCTTCTTCCTAAAAGCCCGGAAGTACCTAGGTTggtctcttaaataaattttaggtGTGGGGGTAGGCTAGGGTCACTTCTGTAATCAACCTCAAGGACGCCTAGCTGAAGACAATTTTTGTCAGCTGTGCATCAAACTGCTGATACCGTCCTATTTATCTAATTTGTCCTCATTAGATACAAATGTATCTGTTATTTtactttcctctctcccttttcgAGGCATTTATTTAAAACCTCTTCAGTTATTGTTATGCCAATGGACTAGTTATGCAAACTGAAAGGCCAACGGAATTGAGAAATGATCATAAAACCAACCATTTTTTTGAGATTAggattcttaaaaagttccttagGTACTTGCTGGGACTTCCAAAGCAAGTGGGGAAGCTAATTATTCATGATGATATGAAGGTCTGTTGCTATGTAATTTATTGGGttgttccctcttcctctcccttcatcCTCATCACCTCCCCCACTGCCAGGTGGTTAGAATAATTACTTACTGCATATTGCTTTGGAGAGTGAGGAAAAAAGTCACAATTGACATTAAAACTCCAGAGAGCAGAGAACCTTTGGGTTGCCCAATTCTCAGGGAGCTTCCTATGGATTATGTACTTGGAATCCTGCACTATGTTTTAATAAAGGACATCACTTTTAACCTTGACTCATCTTTAAATGTAAGATCTTGATCCTTTACTTTGGTCCACACATTCATCTACATAGACTTGGGTTGAAAGATTTGAAGATGtttgcagggttttttgtttgttttgtttttaaacttaaattctaatttttaatttaacttgctagggtgtttttgttttaaggacTCACGTTCTTGCAGCTGAGACAAAGCTAGAGCTGATGTTTTAGGAACAGGAGACTGAGCTGTGCCGTGAAAGGCTGAAACGAGGGCTTATCCGGTGCCACCCGTAAGGAGACCGCGCTGGAAGGACGTCAACCCGCGTTCAGGGCACAAGATTCACGGGCACTCTGTGCGGTACCTACTAGGGTCATGAAACTGAGGCAAGTCTGCGAGTTTTCAGTTCGATTGCGTGCCAAGGCGCCCTGAGTCCCGGCTGGGAGGCAGGGTCCCATAAAACACCTGCCCCCTGTTGAGTGACAGCGTGCTCCGACAGCACACGCGGCGGGCGGGCAAGTCACAGACTCCGCGCGCCGAGCAGAGCGGCCGGGCCCGCAGCAGCCTCCCGCCCAGGGCGCTTCCCGAAATCCCGAGGCGGCCGCCGGGGCAGAGGAGAAGCGGGGGCGCACCGCAGCGCGTCGGGGCCGGACTGGCTGCGCGGCTCCGAGGtggcctcggccccgcccccgccattCCTCGGGGACTCCGGGGGCGCCACCGGGGGAGACGTTTCTACCCAGAGAAGGCCCCACATCACGTGCGCGCTCCTGGTGCCGGCGTCGCCGCTGTCCTGGAGAGAACGGAGCCCCTTCAACGCCCGGACTGGAGCGCGGAGGGCGCGGCCGGAGGTCACTACGTCTCTTTGTtccccgcggccccggccgcTTCCAGCgcggcaggaggcagaggggaagcgCCCCCGGGCCCCAAAGCCCGCTCCGTACTCCGCGtcccgcgccggccccgcccacTCCCGGGGCCACCGGGCACAACACTTCTCTGCGGAACGGGGAGCAACGGCGCCTCCCCCCGGAGACGGCCGGAAACTGGTATCCCCCGGAAGTGACTTCACGGCCTCCCGGAAGTGACGGGCGGACGCCGGCGGTTCCCGCGACGGTGGAGGGCGAAGTGACCCCTGTGCGGGAGTGAGGTGGGTCGCGGGGTCTGGGTGGTCACGAGGGAGGGTGGGGGCGccgcggcggcgggagcgggagcgggggagcgggggcgcgggcgggggcgggggcggcgcgtgCGGGGGCTGAGGCAGGCGCCCGTCCACCCTCGGTCTTGCAGGCGCCGCCGCGACCATGGGCCGCGAGTTTGGGAACCTGACCCGGATGCGGCATGTGATCACCTACAGTTTGTCGCCCTTCGAGCAGCGCGCCTTCCCGCACTACTTCAGCAAAGGCATCCCCAACGTGCTGCGCCGTACGCGGGCGTGCGCCCTTCGCGTCGTGCCCCGTGAGTGCCTTGGCCGGGTCGGGGGATGCTGAGTGACAGCGGAGCCCTCCCTCGGGGAGCCTCCGTGGCGCCGGCGCTCTGCAGCCTGCCCCGCACACGCGGTTTCTCACTGGAAGCCCTCGCCCTAGTGTATtctcctcccccccgccccccgcccgtcCTACAAGGGAGCAAACTGAGTCACAGACCAACACTTGGTCCCTTGTGTGGTGCCAGCATCTCCCTCCGAGGTGGCCACTTCGTAGCGATGAACTGTTAGGCGTTAGCGGATAGGGATGGCGGGAGCACAGCGTTGTGAAtcggcacacacacacacacaaaagccacAGAAGTGACCACTAGTTGTTAAGTGGCAGAGGGGAAGCGCCCCGAATGTAAATGTTACATTCAGGTACATGTTACCTGAATTATCTCGTTAACGttttttgtgtgcgtgtgtgcaatGGAAGAGCGAGGAAAGGTTGGGTGACAGATTTTCCTGGGCTGGCCCTTTCTTTTGGTCGCCTGTAAAATGGGTGTGTGATGTAACCTTAAAAGATttgggcggcctgggtggcttggtttagcaccgccttcggcccagtgcgggatcctggagacccgagatcgagtcccacgtcaggctccctgcatggagcttgtttatgtctctgcctctttctgtctctcatgaataaataaaatctttaaaaaaatttttttatccgtgagacacacagagagaggcagagccactcTGAGCCACTctcagaggtagagggagaagcagctccctgcagggactccatcccaggcctcctggatcaccacctgagcaaaggcagaggctcaaccactgagccgccctcGTGCCCCAAACCTTCCTTGACCATCTGGTTTCAAAGTGGCTTCTTGGAAGCTAGAGACAGTAGGGTAGAGCGTGCAGTGAGTGGGAAAAGACTGACACCCTGGGCTCACTCCTgtcatttttgatttttaaagcgTTCATAGCGTTTTACCTTGTCTACACATGGGGAACCCAGGAATTTGAGAAATCCAAGAGGAAGAATCCAGCTGCCTATGAA
Above is a window of Canis lupus baileyi chromosome 10, mCanLup2.hap1, whole genome shotgun sequence DNA encoding:
- the UQCRQ gene encoding cytochrome b-c1 complex subunit 8, with translation MGREFGNLTRMRHVITYSLSPFEQRAFPHYFSKGIPNVLRRTRACALRVVPPFIAFYLVYTWGTQEFEKSKRKNPAAYENDK